The following are encoded together in the Candida orthopsilosis Co 90-125, chromosome 5 draft sequence genome:
- a CDS encoding Cdr3 transporter (member of the Pdrp/Cdrp family of the cassette (ABC) superfamily), whose translation MPQQASQPYHGYYTGKKPEGQPYYGYYSGFNKSASAQIHHLAKTITTQQQSFFDESYIRQSHATAATPHGVNPFLDKTDPTLDPNSPSFSSKRYVQNMWRLYQSDSDYYKPGKLGVAYKNLRVYGDAVNSDYQTTVSNGFIKYARNTINRITNKKEENTFDILKPMEGLIKPGEVTVVLGRPGAGCTTFLKTIACHTDGFNVADGSIISYDGITPEEIKQNLRGEVVYCAETETHFPYLTVGQTLEFAALMKTPRNRPLDVSREQYAKHLVDVVMATYGLSHTKNTKIGNDFVRGVSGGERKRVSIAEVSLVQASIQCWDNSTRGLDAATALEFISSLKTSASILNDTPLIAIYQCSQDAYDLFDKVIVMYEGYQIFFGSSQRAAAYFQKMGFVCEERQTTPDFLTSITNPAERIVKPGFEKIVPRTPKEFYRYWRRSPERQALLEEIDEYLDNCENYDQKQEIFEAMQAKKSKNTNKKSPYTVSLPMQVRYIIKRNFDRMKGAPSFPILTIFGNVAMSLILASVFYNLQPNTESFYYRTAVMYYALLFNSYSSVLEIYTVYETRPIVQKHREYALYPPLADAIGSILADFPLKIISSCCFNLALYFMVNFKREPGAFFFYLLVNFLATLMMSHLFRTIGAFTKTLAEAMTPSSLLLYAMSTFTGFAIPVTYMLGWCKWIHYINPLSYAYEALIANEFHGRTFECSRFVPSGFGYPKTGNSVVCATLAALPGSNFVDGDLYIKTAFTYEWKHAWRNFGILLAFVIFLFFTTLFFVQYSQAAKSKGEILVFKRRHAKNMKAYEDDEEAYMEDQKALEFSGSTELSDETDSYEYVDRKLLQTSNVFHWRDLTYKLHIKGEERTILNGVDGWVKPGEVTALMGASGAGKTTLLNALSERLTVGVITSGSRMVNGCQLDNAFQRSIGYVQQQDLHLETSTVREALRFSAYLRQSRKVSKAEKNEYVEKIIELMEMESYAEAIVGVQGEGLNVEQRKRLTIAVELVARPKLLLFLDEPTSGLDSQTAWSICKLIRKLANHGQAILCTIHQPSSILLEEFDQLLFLRSGGETVYFGEFGYQCQTLINYFERNGAPKCPADANPAEWMLHVIGAAPGSNANKDYFEVWKNSPEYRAVQEELDELEQMGTGAVGYGHAPSGTTTPSTKKLWSDEKEAKRTYAAPLLTQYYYVLKRLFQQYWRTPSYIYSKFAMAILCSMFNGFTFFKSKNSIQGLQNQMLSIFMLFVVMTTLAQQYVPMFVTQRDLYEAREHPSRTFSWLAFIAAQITSEIPYQVAAAAISYFVWYYPVGMYRNAGDAVEQRGALMWIAMTLMFVYSSTLAQLCISFNQLADNAANIISFLITVSMTFCGVIATKDFMPRFWIFLYRCNPFTYLISAMLSIGVGNSRIRCSQREYLHFPPEQPGVQKCKDYMGAYISIAGGYLTNPEATDSCEYCAMDKTNQYLASIDISIHNFGRDVGIFIAFIAFNMIATVFLYWLVRVPKGNREKNNSWFSKFAIYNGYNDQA comes from the coding sequence ATGCCACAACAAGCTAGTCAGCCGTATCATGGCTACTATACTGGAAAAAAACCAGAGGGACAACCATACTATGGATACTATTCtggtttcaacaaatctgCTTCTGcacaaattcatcatttagCTAAAACTATaacaacacaacaacagtcattttttgatgaaagcTATATTAGACAATCACATGCTACAGCAGCAACACCTCATGGAGTCAATCCCTTTTTAGACAAGACTGATCCAACCTTGGATCCAAATTCCCCCAGTTTCAGTTCCAAGAGATATGTCCAGAATATGTGGAGGTTATACCAAAGTGATTCTGATTATTACAAACCAGGAAAATTGGGTGTTGCTTATAAGAATTTGCGCGTTTATGGTGATGCTGTCAATTCTGATTATCAAACTACTGTATCTAATGGATTCATCAAGTATGCTAGAAATACAATCAACAGAATTACCAATAAGAAGGAAGAAAACACTTTTGACATCTTGAAACCAATGGAAGGATTGATAAAACCAGGGGAAGTTACAGTTGTGCTAGGTAGACCTGGAGCTGGTTGTACAACTTTTCTCAAAACTATTGCTTGTCATACTGATGGATTCAATGTTGCTGATGGATCCATCATTTCTTACGACGGTATTACTCCAGAAGAAATTAAGCAAAATTTAAGAGGTGAAGTTGTTTATTGTGCCGAAACTGAAACCCATTTCCCATACTTGACAGTTGGACAAACATTGGAATTCGCCGCATTGATGAAGACACCAAGAAACAGGCCACTTGATGTGTCTCGTGAACAATACGCAAAAcatcttgttgatgttgtcaTGGCAACTTATGGATTATCGCATACAAAAAATACTAAAATTGGTAATGATTTCGTACGAGGAGTATCTGGAGGTGAACGTAAAAGAGTTTCCATTGCTGAAGTTTCATTGGTGCAGGCATCAATTCAGTGTTGGGATAATTCAACTCGTGGGTTGGATGCAGCTACTGCTCTTGAATTTATCAGTTCCTTGAAAACATCGGCTTCCATTTTAAATGATACGCCTTTGATTGCCATTTACCAATGTTCACAAGACGCCTACGACTTGTTTGATAAAGTGATTGTCATGTATGAAGGTTACCAAATCTTTTTCGGTTCAAGTCAACGTGCAGCAGCATACTTCCAAAAAATGGGGTTTGTTTGCGAAGAAAGACAAACTACACCCGATTTCCTTACTTCGATTACCAACCCTGCTGAGCGTATTGTGAAGCCAGGATTCGAAAAGATTGTGCCCCGTACTCCTAAAGAATTTTATCGTTATTGGAGAAGATCACCAGAAAGACAAGCTCTATTGGAAGAAATCGATGAGTACTTGGACAACTGTGAAAATTATGATCAAAAGCAAGAAATCTTCGAAGCTATGCAGGCcaaaaagtcaaagaaTACCAACAAGAAATCTCCATACACGGTTTCATTACCTATGCAAGTGCGATATATTATAAAACGAAACTTTGATCGAATGAAGGGTGCTCCATCGTTCCcaattttgacaatattTGGTAATGTTGCCATGAGTTTAATTTTGGCATCGGTCTTCTacaatttgcaaccaaataCTGAATCGTTTTACTACCGTACTGCCGTTATGTATTATGCTTTATTGTTTAACTCCTATTCATCAGTATTGGAAATTTACACTGTTTATGAAACTAGaccaattgttcaaaaacatCGTGAGTATGCGTTGTATCCTCCGTTGGCCGATGCAATAGGATCTATATTAGCTGATTTCCCATTAAAGATTATCAGTAGTTGCTGTTTCAACTTGGCTCTTTATTTCATGGTGAATTTTAAACGTGAACCAGGAgcctttttcttttatttgttggttAATTTTCTTGCAACGTTGATGATGTCTCATTTGTTTAGAACTATTGGTGCATTCACAAAGACATTGGCTGAAGCAATGACTCCTTCatcgttgttgttgtatgcCATGAGTACTTTCACCGGGTTTGCCATTCCTGTGACATACATGCTTGGTTGGTGCAAATGGATCCACTACATTAATCCATTGTCTTATGCTTATGAAGCACTTATCGCTAATGAGTTCCATGGCCGTACTTTTGAATGCTCTCGATTTGTGCCCCTGGGGTTTGGATACCCAAAAACTGGCAACTCTGTTGTTTGTGCAACACTTGCAGCACTTCCAGGCTCCAATTTCGTTGATGGTGATTTATATATCAAAACGGCATTCACGTATGAATGGAAACATGCATGGAGAAACTTTGGTATCTTATTGGCATTTGtcattttcttgtttttcacCACGTTGttctttgttcaatacAGTCAAGCGGCCAAATCCAAAGGAGAGATTTTGGTTTTCAAAAGGAGACATGCCAAGAACATGAAAGCATATGAGGACGACGAAGAAGCTTATATGGAAGACCAAAAGGCGTTGGAGTTTAGTGGATCAACTGAATTGAGTGATGAAACTGATTCCTATGAGTATGTTGATCgtaaattgttgcaaacaTCAAACGTCTTCCACTGGCGTGATTTAACCTACAAGTTACACATCAAAGGCGAAGAAAGGACCATTTTGAATGGAGTTGATGGTTGGGTCAAGCCTGGTGAAGTTACAGCATTGATGGGAGCATCGGGTGCAGGTAAAACAACATTATTGAATGCTTTGAGTGAACGTTTGACTGTTGGTGTCATCACTTCTGGCTCCCGAATGGTTAATGGATGTCAATTAGATAATGCATTCCAACGTCTGATTGGTTatgttcaacaacaagatttgCATTTGGAAACATCAACTGTGCGTGAAGCATTAAGATTCAGTGCTTATTTAAGACAATCGCGTAAAGTTTCCAAAGCTGAAAAGAATGAATATGTGGAAAAGATTATCGAATTGATGGAAATGGAATCTTATGCGGAAGCCATTGTTGGTGTTCAAGGAGAAGGATTAAACGTGGAGCAAAGAAAACGTTTAACCATTGCTGTTGAGTTAGTGGCTAGACCCaaattattgttgtttttggatGAACCTACATCAGGATTGGATTCGCAAACGGCATGGtcaatttgcaaattgatTAGAAAATTGGCCAACCACGGTCAAGCCATTTTGTGTACTATTCATCaaccatcatcaatcttgttgGAAGAATTCGATCAATTATTGTTTCTTCGTAGTGGTGGTGAAACGGTTTACTTTGGGGAATTTGGTTACCAATGTCAAACATTGATCAACTACTTTGAACGTAATGGTGCTCCTAAATGTCCAGCCGATGCAAACCCAGCTGAATGGATGTTGCATGTGATTGGTGCTGCCCCTGGATCCAATGCCAACAAAGATTACTTTGAAGTGTGGAAAAATTCACCAGAGTATCGTGCTGTTCAAGAGGAGTTGGATGAATTAGAACAAATGGGTACTGGGGCAGTAGGATATGGACATGCACCTAGTGGTACCACCacaccatcaacaaagaaattgtggagtgatgaaaaagaagcaaaGAGAACATATGCAGCTCCACTTTTGACACAATATTACTATGTTTTGAAACGGTTGTTCCAACAATACTGGCGTACCCCATCTTATATCTACTCCAAGTTTGCTATGGCCATATTATGTTCTATGTTTAACGGGTTCACTTTCTTCAAGTCAAAAAACTCCATTCAAGgattgcaaaatcaaatgttgtCAATATTCATGTTATTTGTGGTTATGACCACATTGGCACAACAGTATGTCCCCATGTTTGTTACTCAACGTGACTTGTACGAAGCAAGAGAACATCCATCAAGAACGTTTTCCTGGTTAGCATTTATTGCTGCTCAAATCACTTCGGAAATTCCTTATCaagttgctgctgctgccaTTTCCTACTTTGTGTGGTACTATCCTGTTGGTATGTATCGTAATGCTGGAGATGCTGTTGAACAACGTGGAGCATTGATGTGGATTGCTATGACATTGATGTTTGTTTACAGTTCGACATTGGCCCAATTGTGCATTTCATTTAATCAATTGGCTGATAATGCAGCAAACATCATTTCATTCCTCATCACAGTTAGTATGACATTTTGCGGTGTTATTGCCACTAAGGATTTCATGCCTCGTTTTTGGATTTTCCTTTATCGTTGCAATCCATTCACCTACCTTATATCAGCAATGTTGTCAATTGGTGTTGGTAATTCAAGAATCAGATGTTCTCAACGTGAATATTTACACTTCCCACCTGAACAACCGGGTGTTCAAAAATGCAAAGACTACATGGGAGCTTATATTTCCATTGCTGGTGGTTATTTAACTAACCCAGAAGCCACTGATAGTTGTGAATATTGTGCTATGgacaaaacaaatcaatatttaGCAAGTATCGATATTTCCATTCACAACTTCGGTCGTGATGTGGGAATCTTCATTGCTTTTATTGCATTCAATATGATTGCCACTGTGTTTTTGTATTGGTTGGTCAGAGTACCCAAGGGAAATagagaaaagaacaatagttggttttcaaaattcgCCATTTACAATGGATATAATGATCAAGCTTAA
- a CDS encoding Spo75 protein, with product MLVTSHFKVRICGCKTKVTPKFDHIITIKPSQTMSSIDIQQNDYKTLTQTYMGFFNSKQFTNFLNTTQTGSAHSTSGIDFSVFMKTLFTSICFCTIQLTLFCLLRSVFKFLYQPRCFCVPVNERMEVLPRGFLKWVVPTLKSSINTYLSLGLDAYFFIRFISVLSLFFLFIGSLNMIILIPINFTSSDAQYTASGLDKLSLSNISKSNVTKLNAHFVMGLLTIGLFHWLIIYEFQSFVTIRQSYLLSESHRSSIMARTLLIFNVPPYLQDKTILKDLFQSVPGGVRNIWHVYNFETIDHQVGKARDALMYLERSQMSIMTKYYRSSWLKSNIDAKKFLQQTDIKFYPPIYCRSIKIPQVDRCIQLKFPGWIRVFAFQKRVSMVTWSLETLTKCQAVIDEENSKLVNNDLKKHNKVFIEFEDQKGACIAHQTLLSQSQGCLDKTLIEVHPDDVIWRNISRTDGTVCKFEKYLVTLIFVTVVVLYVVPVSLIGLVSQIPLLTKLMPFLNWIYQLPEEARETISGFLPSILLTILTEMVMMLFRFLSYFKGKATGSEIEMDLQRWYFAFLFVQQFLVVTISSSVTVICRQIIDQPTSIPVLLATNLPKSATFFFQYICLRAFALCGNSFLRIKQLALTNTWYKLIDITPRQKFTRITTLPEIKWGTTFAVYSIYACIGISYSIISPLISIFIIFFLNLSILYYKYALKYVFSHINRSETMGRLYPSALLHLYVGIYCLECCLIGVFFVSKDSRGAYPLKYQGFIMTWVLFFTIFANTLIYNRYIPYFSNLPILSDKLYRVDKKTETSATSTKIETNHDMLFLHPAFKYEPPKIWLPKDPNGFSQLQLEHLRSKMTTIAGQTEGAYASLGRLLSLKVVVSDAPPDYK from the coding sequence ATGCTCGTGACTTCGCATTTTAAAGTCCGTATTTgtggttgcaaaacaaaagtcACCCCCAAATTTGACCACATCATAACGATAAAACCATCACAAACGATGCTGTCAATAGATATCCAGCAGAATGACTACAAGACATTAACCCAAACGTATATGGGATTTTTTAATTCTAAACAATTTACAAACTTCCTAAATACAACTCAAACAGGATCAGCTCATTCAACATCAGGGATTGATTTTTCAGTGTTTATGAAGACGTTATTCACTTCCATATGTTTCTGTACCATTCAGCTAACATTGTTTTGCTTATTGAGATCAGtcttcaaatttctttACCAACCACGATGTTTTTGCGTCCCTGTCAATGAAAGAATGGAGGTGTTACCACGAGGATTTTTAAAGTGGGTGGTGccaactttgaaaagtaGTATCAACACATATTTGTCACTAGGGTTGGATGCatatttcttcatcaggTTTATCTCAGTTTTGTCACTAtttttcctttttattGGATCATTGAATATGATAATTTTAATtccaatcaatttcaccaGTAGTGATGCCCAATACACTGCATCAGGATTGGATAAACTAAGTCTTTCtaacatttcaaaatccaacgttaccaaattgaatgctCATTTTGTCATGGGTCTTCTTACTATAGGTTTATTCCATTGGTTGATCATATACGAGTTTCAAAGTTTTGTCACCATCCGACAATCCTATTTATTGTCCGAATCACACAGGAGTTCAATCATGGCAAGaactttgttgatatttAATGTCCCCCCTTACTTGCAAGATAAGACCATACTCAAAGACTTGTTTCAACTGGTTCCTGGGGGTGTACGAAATATCTGGCATGTGTACAATTTCGAAACAATAGATCACCAAGTAGGAAAAGCTCGCGATGCATTAATGTATTTGGAAAGGTCTCAAATGCTGATAATGACAAAGTACTACCGCTCAAGCTGGTTGAAGCTGAACATTGATGCTAAAaagtttttgcaacaaacAGATATCAAATTCTATCCTCCCATATATTGCAGGCTGATCAAAATCCCTCAAGTTGATCgttgtattcaattgaagtttcCTGGTTGGATAAGGGTATttgcttttcaaaaaaggGTATCGATGGTAACGTGGTCGTTAGAAACATTGACCAAGTGTCAAGCCGTAATCGATGAAGAAAACTCAAAATTAGTAAACAATGACTTGAAAAAACACAACAAGGTGTTTATTGAATTCGAAGATCAAAAAGGCGCATGCATCGCTCACCAGACCCTTCTTTCACAAAGTCAAGGTTGTTTAGATAAAACATTAATTGAAGTTCACCCCGATGATGTCATATGGAGAAACATCTCCCGTACCGATGGTACTGTTtgcaagtttgaaaaatactTGGTGACTTTGATATTTGTCACTGTCGTTGTCTTGTATGTGGTTCCTGTATCGTTAATTGGTTTAGTCTCACAAATACCTTTGCTTACAAAGCTTATGCCCTTTCTCAATTGGATCTATCAACTCCCTGAAGAGGCAAGAGAAACAATATCGGGCTTTCTCCCATCAATCCTTCTCACCATACTCACTGAAATGGTCATGATGCTATTCCGATTTCTATCTTATTTCAAAGGGAAAGCTACAGGAAGCGAAATTGAAATGGATTTACAACGTTGGTATTTtgcatttttgtttgtccAGCAATTTCTTGTCGTCACGATTCTGTCAAGTGTGACCGTGATTTGCAGACAAATCATTGACCAACCTACTTCCATACCAGTCTTACTAGCGACAAACTTGCCCAAATCAGCAACATTCTTTTTCCAGTATATTTGTCTCCGAGCTTTTGCCCTTTGTGGAAATAGTTTTCTTagaatcaaacaattggcGTTGACCAACACATGgtacaaattgattgatatcACACCACGACAAAAGTTTACCAGAATCACCACTCTTCCGGAAATCAAGTGGGGCACCACATTCGCAGTGTACTCAATATACGCCTGCATTGGCATCTCATATTCAATTATATCTCCACTCATTTCCATCTTTATCATCTTTTTCCTaaacttgtcaatattGTACTACAAGTATGCTTTGAAGTACGTATTTAGTCACATAAATCGTTCGGAAACCATGGGAAGACTATACCCAAGCGCATTGTTGCACTTGTACGTTGGAATTTACTGCCTTGAATGCTGCTTGATTGGAGTATTTTTTGTTCTGAAAGATTCACGGGGCGCATATCCTTTGAAATACCAGGGGTTTATTATGACGTgggttttgtttttcacaatttttgcaaacaCATTGATCTATAATCGTTACATCccatatttttcaaacttgcCCATTCTATCCGACAAATTGTATAGAGTCGATAAAAAGACCGAAACCTCTGCCACAAGCACAAAGATTGAGACCAATCATGACATGTTATTTTTACACCCGGCATTTAAATATGAACCTCCTAAAATTTGGCTACCAAAAGACCCAAATGGGTTCAGCCAGTTGCAGCTTGAACACTTACGATCAAAAATGACAACTATAGCAGGACAAACAGAAGGTGCATATGCATCATTGGGCAGACTATTGAGTCtaaaagttgttgtttcagATGCTCCACCAGACTATAAGTGA